One window from the genome of Pseudomonas fluorescens encodes:
- a CDS encoding WD40/YVTN/BNR-like repeat-containing protein, whose product MNVEKIFARRVPLWGVCALVGCLLASVPWVAQATTLAVLQQPALPTTKAPRAVLLGLARAGERLVAVGERGIVLLSDDAGVNWRQARVPVSVSLTAVQFVDAEQGWAVGHLGVVLHTQDGGETWQKQLDGERAIALAVQVAERDANQPDGASQLAQARHMLDDGPDKPFLDLYFSDRLHGYVVGAYNQIYRTDDGGRSWQPWMRHVDNPQGLNLYGIRALGKDLLLVGERGLLLRSTDAGQSFQALKSPYEGSFFGLLGTRDGALIVYGLRGNAWWSDDRGGSWRRLDTGIESTLASALELRDGGLLLASQSGELLFSHDQGRSFDKRQSRSGGTVAAVQQAVDGSLASVGLTGVAADQDPRASGKP is encoded by the coding sequence ATGAACGTTGAAAAAATCTTTGCGCGCCGAGTTCCGCTATGGGGTGTTTGCGCCCTGGTGGGGTGCCTGTTGGCGAGTGTGCCCTGGGTCGCACAGGCCACGACATTGGCGGTGCTGCAGCAACCGGCACTGCCGACGACCAAGGCCCCGCGCGCGGTATTGCTTGGGCTGGCCCGGGCTGGCGAGCGCCTGGTTGCAGTGGGCGAGCGCGGGATCGTGCTGCTCTCGGATGATGCAGGCGTGAATTGGCGCCAGGCCAGGGTACCGGTCAGCGTCAGCCTGACGGCGGTGCAATTCGTCGATGCCGAGCAGGGCTGGGCGGTCGGTCATCTGGGGGTGGTGCTGCACACCCAGGACGGCGGGGAAACCTGGCAGAAACAACTCGATGGTGAGCGCGCCATCGCCCTGGCGGTGCAAGTCGCCGAGCGCGATGCCAACCAACCCGACGGTGCCAGCCAGTTGGCGCAGGCACGGCACATGCTCGATGACGGACCGGATAAACCGTTTCTCGACCTGTACTTCAGTGACCGCCTGCATGGCTACGTCGTGGGCGCCTACAACCAGATCTACCGCACCGATGACGGCGGGCGAAGCTGGCAACCGTGGATGCGGCATGTGGACAATCCCCAGGGCTTGAACCTGTATGGCATCCGCGCCTTGGGCAAGGATTTGCTGCTGGTGGGGGAGCGCGGCCTGCTGTTGCGTTCGACCGATGCCGGGCAGTCATTCCAGGCCTTGAAGTCACCTTATGAAGGCAGCTTTTTCGGCCTGCTCGGCACGCGCGATGGGGCCTTGATTGTCTATGGCTTGCGCGGAAACGCCTGGTGGTCCGATGACCGGGGTGGCAGTTGGCGACGCCTCGACACGGGCATCGAATCAACACTGGCGAGCGCCCTTGAACTGCGCGACGGCGGCCTGTTGTTGGCCAGCCAGAGTGGTGAGCTTCTCTTCAGTCATGACCAGGGCCGCAGCTTTGACAAGCGTCAGAGCCGCAGTGGCGGGACGGTCGCTGCCGTGCAACAGGCGGTCGACGGCAGCCTGGCCAGCGTCGGTTTGACCGGCGTGGCCGCTGACCAGGATCCGCGGGCGTCCGGTAAACCTTGA
- a CDS encoding efflux RND transporter permease subunit: MKDDRTQTVIGRQEDFDRASGNFAERAIFNHRPLVILLCLLVTLVLGWQATRIGINASYEKTIPTGHPYVANFLENRSELSGLGNSLRIAVEVKQGSIFSKDYLDTLAKLNDELYLLPGVDRPYMKSLWTPTTRWTAVTEEGLDGGTVIPDDYDGSTTSIEQVRTNVARSGEVGQLVAGNFKSSVIFVPLLEINPQTGKALDYGEFSRQLEALRDKYQTDDLRIHITGFTKIVGDLIEGMTQVLLFFVVAVLVTVLVLFGYTRCARSTLVVVTCSLAAVLWQLGLLALLGYELDPYSALVPFLVFAIGMSHGAQKMNGIMQDIGRGTHRVVAARYTFRRLFAAGITALLCDAVGFAVLLLIDIRVIQDLAITASLGVAVLIFTNLILLPILLSYIGVSPAAAQRSLSAETTEQQAQTKHPLWRALDLFTQRRWAIGAMLAGLLLAAFGFAVSLHLKIGDLDPGAPELRADSRYNRDALFMTQNYAASSDIFVVMIKTPEDQCTRYASLSAVDALAWQLEQLPGVESTTSMAALSKIATAGYNEGNFKWYELIPNDGALGAVQTRAPRELFNQGCSMLSLYVYLADHKADTLNRVVEASEQFIAGHQLPEVKFMLAAGSAGIEAATNIVVKKSMREMLFWVYGAVSLLCLLTFRSWRATLCAMLPLMLTSVLCEALMVGLGMGVKVATLPVIALGVGIGVDYALYVLSVILARMRAGDTLAQAYYQALLFTGKVVLLTGMTLAVAVSTWAFSPIKFQADMGILLAFMFLVNMLGALILLPALAWWLLPQRVFVKKPESSRQAGWVRG, encoded by the coding sequence TTGAAAGACGACAGAACCCAAACCGTGATCGGCCGCCAGGAAGACTTCGACCGGGCGTCGGGCAACTTCGCCGAGCGGGCGATCTTCAACCATCGACCGCTGGTGATCCTGCTATGCCTGCTGGTGACCTTGGTGCTTGGTTGGCAAGCCACGCGCATCGGCATCAATGCCAGTTATGAGAAAACCATTCCCACCGGGCATCCCTACGTCGCCAACTTCCTCGAGAACCGCAGTGAGTTGAGCGGCCTGGGCAACTCGCTGCGCATCGCCGTGGAGGTCAAGCAGGGGAGCATTTTCAGCAAGGATTACCTCGATACCCTGGCCAAGCTCAACGACGAACTCTACCTGCTGCCGGGGGTCGACCGCCCCTACATGAAATCGTTATGGACCCCGACCACGCGCTGGACCGCCGTGACCGAAGAAGGGCTCGACGGCGGCACGGTGATCCCCGACGACTACGATGGCTCGACCACCAGCATCGAGCAGGTGCGGACCAATGTGGCCCGCTCCGGGGAAGTCGGTCAATTGGTCGCTGGCAACTTCAAGTCCAGTGTGATCTTCGTGCCGTTGCTGGAAATCAATCCGCAGACGGGCAAGGCGCTGGACTATGGCGAGTTTTCCCGGCAACTGGAGGCATTGCGGGACAAGTACCAGACCGATGACCTGCGGATTCACATCACCGGCTTCACCAAGATCGTCGGCGACCTGATCGAGGGGATGACCCAAGTCCTGCTCTTCTTCGTGGTGGCGGTACTGGTGACGGTACTGGTGCTGTTTGGCTACACCCGCTGCGCGCGCAGCACCCTGGTGGTGGTGACCTGCTCACTGGCTGCGGTGCTCTGGCAACTGGGGCTGCTGGCGCTGCTCGGTTATGAGCTGGATCCCTACTCGGCACTGGTGCCGTTCCTGGTGTTCGCCATTGGCATGAGCCACGGCGCGCAGAAGATGAACGGCATCATGCAGGACATTGGCCGTGGCACCCACCGGGTGGTCGCCGCGCGCTACACCTTCCGCCGACTGTTCGCCGCCGGCATCACCGCCTTGCTCTGTGACGCGGTGGGATTCGCGGTGTTGCTGCTGATCGACATTCGAGTGATCCAGGACCTGGCGATCACCGCCAGCCTCGGGGTGGCGGTGCTGATCTTCACCAACCTGATCCTGCTGCCGATCCTGCTCAGCTATATCGGCGTCAGCCCGGCGGCGGCGCAACGCAGCCTGAGTGCGGAAACCACCGAGCAACAGGCGCAGACCAAACATCCCCTGTGGCGCGCGCTCGACCTGTTCACCCAACGGCGCTGGGCCATTGGCGCCATGTTGGCGGGTCTGTTGTTGGCCGCGTTTGGTTTTGCCGTGAGCCTGCACCTGAAAATCGGCGATCTGGACCCCGGCGCCCCGGAGTTGCGTGCCGACTCGCGCTACAACCGCGATGCGTTGTTCATGACCCAGAACTACGCGGCCAGCTCGGATATCTTCGTGGTCATGATCAAGACCCCGGAGGATCAATGCACCCGTTACGCCAGTCTGTCTGCGGTCGATGCGCTGGCGTGGCAACTGGAGCAATTGCCCGGCGTGGAATCGACTACCTCGATGGCGGCGCTGAGCAAGATCGCCACGGCCGGTTATAACGAAGGCAACTTCAAATGGTATGAACTGATCCCCAATGACGGCGCACTGGGGGCCGTGCAGACCCGTGCTCCGCGAGAGCTGTTCAATCAGGGCTGCTCGATGCTGTCGCTGTACGTCTACCTGGCCGATCACAAGGCTGACACCTTGAACCGGGTGGTGGAGGCCAGCGAGCAATTCATCGCCGGGCATCAGCTGCCGGAGGTCAAGTTCATGCTGGCGGCCGGCAGCGCGGGGATTGAAGCAGCGACCAATATCGTGGTGAAGAAGTCCATGCGCGAGATGCTGTTCTGGGTCTACGGTGCGGTCAGCCTCCTGTGTTTGCTGACCTTCCGCAGCTGGCGCGCGACCCTGTGCGCGATGCTGCCGCTGATGCTCACTTCGGTCCTGTGCGAGGCGCTGATGGTGGGGCTGGGCATGGGAGTCAAGGTCGCGACACTGCCGGTCATTGCACTGGGCGTGGGCATCGGGGTCGATTATGCGCTCTATGTGTTGAGCGTGATCCTGGCGCGGATGCGTGCCGGCGACACCTTGGCCCAGGCGTATTACCAGGCGCTGCTGTTCACCGGCAAAGTGGTGTTGCTGACGGGCATGACATTGGCTGTGGCGGTGTCGACCTGGGCCTTTTCACCGATCAAGTTCCAGGCTGACATGGGGATTCTGCTGGCCTTCATGTTCCTGGTGAACATGCTTGGGGCCTTGATCCTGTTGCCCGCCCTGGCCTGGTGGCTGCTGCCGCAGAGGGTCTTCGTAAAAAAGCCTGAGTCGAGTCGGCAGGCGGGGTGGGTGAGGGGCTGA
- a CDS encoding DUF1329 domain-containing protein has protein sequence MQNTAFLNTCVLTLALAGMGLAQAAVSPEQAARLKTDLTPLGGERAGNADGSIPAWQGGYTQVTPGYKPGDKRPDPFASEKPLYSIKAANMEQYASELAEGTKLLLKKYPDYRLDVYPTHRSAAAPQWVYDNTSKNATRATLDVDSEKVSNAYGGIPFPIPENGAQVLWNYRLSWQGGDTISSPFDTWLMTAGGKKVQATRAQYTYQFPYYVEGGSLENYSGKYLLGKLFTELPSSKAGEGLMTHWDLDPGNRAAWQYLVGQRRVRRAPNIAYDTPDFVTSGVGLFDEAFMLFGPTDRYDLKLVGKKELIVGYNNNRAALAKSDDLVKANFLNPDLVRWEKHRVWVVEATLKSGKRHVVPRRTYYVDEDSWQILMADGYDAQGKLGRQMYSLTLLAPDLPALTAQVMWGSYNLDTGAYFLNSSSNDLAVQYQKVAKPSASYFTPDAMANENMR, from the coding sequence ATGCAGAACACAGCATTCCTGAACACGTGCGTCCTGACCCTGGCCCTCGCCGGCATGGGGCTGGCGCAAGCGGCGGTGTCGCCCGAACAGGCCGCACGCTTGAAAACCGATTTGACCCCCCTGGGCGGCGAGCGTGCCGGCAATGCCGATGGCAGCATCCCGGCCTGGCAGGGTGGTTACACCCAGGTCACGCCCGGCTACAAACCGGGAGACAAGCGCCCCGATCCATTCGCCAGCGAGAAACCGCTGTATTCGATCAAGGCCGCGAACATGGAGCAGTACGCCAGCGAATTGGCCGAAGGCACCAAGCTGCTGCTCAAGAAATATCCGGACTATCGCCTGGACGTATACCCGACCCATCGCTCGGCCGCCGCGCCGCAATGGGTGTATGACAACACCAGCAAGAATGCCACCCGCGCCACGCTGGACGTGGACAGTGAGAAGGTCTCCAACGCCTACGGCGGCATCCCGTTCCCGATCCCGGAAAACGGTGCGCAAGTGCTGTGGAACTACCGGTTGTCCTGGCAGGGCGGCGACACCATCAGCTCGCCTTTCGATACCTGGCTGATGACCGCCGGCGGCAAGAAAGTCCAGGCGACCCGAGCGCAATACACCTATCAGTTTCCTTACTACGTCGAAGGCGGCAGCCTGGAAAACTATTCGGGAAAGTACCTGCTGGGCAAGCTGTTCACTGAGTTGCCATCGTCCAAGGCCGGCGAAGGCCTGATGACTCATTGGGACCTGGACCCGGGCAATCGGGCGGCTTGGCAATATCTGGTCGGCCAGCGCCGGGTTCGCCGGGCGCCGAACATTGCCTATGACACGCCGGACTTCGTGACCTCCGGCGTCGGCCTGTTCGACGAGGCGTTCATGCTGTTCGGACCGACCGATCGCTATGACCTCAAGCTGGTGGGCAAGAAAGAACTGATCGTCGGCTACAACAATAACCGCGCCGCGCTGGCCAAGAGCGACGACCTGGTCAAGGCGAACTTCCTCAACCCGGATCTGGTGCGTTGGGAGAAGCATCGGGTCTGGGTGGTCGAGGCCACGCTCAAGTCCGGCAAGCGCCATGTCGTGCCGCGTCGGACCTACTACGTCGACGAAGACTCCTGGCAGATCCTGATGGCCGACGGTTACGACGCCCAGGGCAAGCTCGGCCGGCAGATGTATTCGTTGACGCTGCTGGCACCCGACCTGCCGGCCCTCACCGCACAGGTCATGTGGGGCAGCTACAACCTCGACACTGGCGCCTACTTCCTCAACTCATCGAGCAACGACCTGGCGGTTCAGTACCAGAAGGTCGCGAAGCCTTCGGCGTCCTACTTCACGCCGGATGCCATGGCCAACGAAAACATGCGTTGA
- a CDS encoding DUF1302 domain-containing protein: protein MDNLKDSFRFKHCALFLALCSTGVMVDRVEAMQMDLGDSDWKLRWDNTIKYSQAWRLQGQDSRLVNAPTANGLYPSIQSQGDKNFSSGLVSNRLDLFSEMDLSRQNYGLRVSGAAWYDDIYNQDTDSSEQPHFLSETRKLHGRDAEILDAFVFLRGDLGEDSQGVARLGRHSLIYGESLFYGGNGIANAQGPTDVVKLLSVPGTQFKEILRPVNQISGQLQINPQLSVGAYYQFEWERSNLPGAGSYLSDADAIGYGSGPLREVFGNDTVNGGDLKPRNSGQGGMQIRFKPSGTELELGFYAAQYHDKAPIGLYAYLDGPAAAATGLPILGSYRQVYAEDIKTAGVSFSTAYGPFNFAGETSVRWNAPLVSNLQVVTPGMEADGGDNELFARGKTAHANLSAIYLLSPTSFWDGGSALAELAWNRTLSVTKNAAALDSNTTRDATALRVLIEPAYFQIVDGIDLTVPIGMGVVLDGRSSAVNKSGFGNTHSGDWSVGLKATYLQRWDVGLNYVNFFGAPKAGLREDGNFSYGQSLADRDFVSLYVKTSF, encoded by the coding sequence ATGGATAACCTCAAAGATAGCTTTCGTTTCAAGCACTGCGCCTTGTTCCTGGCGTTGTGCAGTACCGGCGTGATGGTCGATCGGGTCGAGGCCATGCAAATGGACCTGGGTGACTCCGATTGGAAACTGCGCTGGGACAACACCATCAAGTACAGCCAGGCCTGGCGCCTGCAAGGGCAGGACAGCCGCTTGGTCAACGCACCAACCGCCAACGGCCTGTACCCCTCGATCCAGAGTCAGGGCGATAAGAACTTCAGCAGCGGCCTGGTCTCCAACCGCCTGGACCTGTTCTCCGAGATGGACCTGAGCCGGCAAAACTATGGGCTGCGCGTGAGCGGCGCGGCCTGGTACGACGATATCTACAACCAGGACACCGACAGCAGCGAGCAACCGCATTTTCTCAGCGAAACCCGCAAGCTCCACGGTCGCGACGCGGAAATTCTCGATGCCTTCGTGTTCCTGCGCGGTGACCTCGGTGAAGACTCCCAGGGCGTGGCGCGCCTGGGTCGACACAGCCTGATCTACGGGGAAAGCCTGTTCTACGGCGGCAACGGCATTGCCAATGCCCAGGGCCCGACCGATGTCGTCAAGTTGCTCAGCGTGCCGGGGACTCAGTTCAAGGAGATCCTGCGGCCGGTCAATCAAATCTCCGGGCAATTGCAGATCAACCCGCAGTTGTCGGTGGGTGCTTACTATCAGTTCGAGTGGGAACGTTCCAATCTCCCCGGCGCCGGCAGCTACCTGAGCGATGCCGATGCCATCGGTTACGGCAGTGGTCCGTTGCGCGAAGTGTTCGGCAACGACACGGTCAATGGCGGCGATCTGAAACCGCGCAATTCGGGGCAGGGCGGCATGCAGATCCGCTTCAAGCCCAGCGGCACCGAACTGGAGCTGGGTTTCTACGCGGCCCAGTACCACGACAAGGCGCCGATCGGGTTGTATGCGTACCTGGACGGTCCGGCGGCAGCGGCCACCGGGTTGCCGATCCTGGGTTCCTATCGGCAGGTCTACGCCGAAGACATCAAGACCGCCGGCGTCAGTTTCTCCACCGCCTACGGCCCGTTCAACTTCGCCGGTGAAACGTCCGTGCGCTGGAACGCACCGCTGGTGAGCAACCTGCAAGTGGTGACCCCCGGCATGGAGGCCGATGGTGGCGACAATGAGTTGTTCGCCAGGGGCAAGACCGCCCACGCCAACCTGTCGGCGATTTACCTGTTATCGCCCACCTCGTTCTGGGACGGCGGCTCGGCCCTGGCCGAACTGGCCTGGAACCGCACCTTGAGCGTGACCAAGAACGCTGCCGCGCTGGATTCCAACACCACCCGCGATGCCACGGCGCTGCGGGTATTGATCGAGCCGGCGTACTTCCAGATCGTCGACGGAATCGACCTGACCGTGCCGATCGGCATGGGGGTGGTGCTCGATGGGCGTTCATCGGCGGTCAACAAATCCGGCTTCGGCAACACCCATTCCGGTGACTGGAGTGTCGGGCTCAAAGCCACCTATCTGCAACGCTGGGACGTCGGCCTCAACTACGTGAACTTCTTCGGCGCACCGAAAGCCGGCCTGCGCGAAGACGGCAATTTCAGTTACGGACAGTCGTTGGCCGACCGCGACTTCGTCTCGCTCTACGTGAAAACCTCATTCTAA
- a CDS encoding coniferyl-alcohol dehydrogenase, whose amino-acid sequence MKLDNKIVLVTGVSSGIGAATASLLRAHGAQVIGVDLKAPHMTLDGFVQGDLSSAENIERLLPQLPARLDSLCNIAGVPGTANPRLLARVNYLGLRHLSRALLPRISAGGSIVNIASILGAEWPLRLEQHKALARIEDFAAAQAWLADHPVPDQTCYQYFKEALIVWNYLQAQPWFLEHSVRMNSVAPGPVFTPILDDFVSMLGEARTQADAHRMKRPAYADEVAAVIAFLCADESRWINGVNLPVDGGLASTYI is encoded by the coding sequence ATGAAACTCGACAACAAGATTGTGCTGGTGACCGGTGTCTCGTCGGGTATCGGTGCTGCCACGGCGAGCCTGCTGCGCGCACACGGCGCCCAGGTGATTGGCGTGGACCTCAAGGCGCCGCACATGACCCTGGACGGTTTTGTGCAGGGCGACTTGAGCAGCGCCGAGAACATCGAACGGTTGCTGCCACAGCTGCCCGCACGGCTTGACAGCCTGTGCAACATCGCCGGCGTGCCGGGCACTGCCAACCCGCGACTGCTGGCGCGGGTCAACTACCTTGGGCTGCGCCACCTGAGCCGTGCGCTGCTGCCGCGCATCAGCGCTGGTGGCAGCATCGTCAACATCGCCTCGATCCTCGGTGCCGAGTGGCCGTTACGCCTGGAACAGCACAAGGCGCTGGCGCGCATCGAAGACTTTGCCGCCGCGCAAGCCTGGCTGGCCGATCACCCGGTGCCGGACCAGACCTGCTACCAGTACTTCAAGGAAGCCTTGATCGTCTGGAACTACCTGCAGGCCCAACCCTGGTTCCTTGAGCATTCGGTGCGCATGAACAGTGTCGCGCCAGGCCCGGTTTTCACGCCGATCCTCGATGACTTCGTGAGCATGCTCGGCGAGGCCCGGACCCAGGCCGATGCCCATCGCATGAAACGTCCCGCTTATGCCGATGAGGTGGCGGCGGTGATCGCTTTCCTGTGTGCCGACGAGTCGCGCTGGATCAACGGCGTCAACCTGCCGGTCGATGGTGGATTGGCCTCCACCTACATCTGA
- a CDS encoding OprD family porin translates to MPNLARGTLTARPVSSLVPLLVGLGLSLGSPVSWAEGFIDDSHGTLTLRNYYMDRDYKDDGAKTAAREWAQGVFMNMESGFTPGTVGFGLDVRGLLGIKLDSSPDRSGTELLPVSSSDKRAADEYSRLGVTGKLRFAQTTVKTGDVSIFLPFAFASPSRLLPQTFRGTTLSSKDLDGLTLNTGYIDRIARRDSTDYQPMSIASPNRRFNGAATSSHMAYVGGDYQVNKDLSLRAYHAEVADLYQQNTLALLHNLPLGDGVLTTDLRSFFSDDDGAAKAGKVDNRNVSALVGYRLGGHRVSLGYMHASGDTATPYVSGTELMGLSEMTMSSDFLNAKERTWQAIHDYDFAAVGVPGLRTRLRYVRGDHIELAALNAEDRKEREFQMELGYVIQGGPLKNVGLLARKSIYRNNFPGTAAFRDENQTRFLVTYSVPIW, encoded by the coding sequence ATGCCAAACCTTGCTCGGGGCACGCTGACGGCGCGCCCTGTTTCATCTCTCGTCCCTCTGCTGGTCGGTCTCGGGCTGAGCCTCGGTTCTCCCGTATCGTGGGCGGAAGGTTTCATCGACGACAGCCACGGTACGCTGACCCTGCGCAACTACTACATGGACCGCGACTACAAGGACGACGGCGCCAAGACTGCAGCCCGGGAATGGGCTCAGGGTGTGTTCATGAACATGGAGTCGGGGTTTACCCCGGGTACGGTCGGATTCGGCCTGGATGTCAGGGGGTTGCTGGGCATCAAGCTTGACTCGTCGCCGGATCGCAGCGGCACTGAACTGTTGCCGGTGTCCAGCAGCGACAAGCGCGCGGCGGATGAGTATTCGCGCCTGGGCGTGACCGGAAAATTGCGTTTCGCTCAAACCACGGTGAAGACCGGCGATGTATCGATCTTCCTGCCGTTTGCCTTTGCCAGCCCGTCGCGGCTGCTGCCGCAGACCTTTCGCGGAACGACGCTCAGTTCCAAGGATCTCGACGGTTTGACGTTGAACACCGGGTATATCGATCGCATCGCTCGCCGCGATTCCACCGATTACCAGCCGATGAGCATCGCCTCGCCCAACCGCCGGTTCAACGGCGCGGCGACCTCTTCTCATATGGCGTATGTGGGGGGGGACTACCAGGTCAACAAAGACCTCAGCCTGCGGGCTTACCACGCCGAAGTGGCGGATCTGTACCAGCAGAACACCCTGGCGTTGTTGCATAACCTGCCCCTGGGCGATGGCGTCCTGACCACCGACCTGCGCAGTTTTTTCAGTGACGACGACGGTGCGGCCAAGGCCGGAAAGGTGGACAACCGCAATGTCTCGGCGCTGGTCGGCTATCGCCTGGGCGGGCATCGCGTGAGCCTGGGCTACATGCACGCCAGTGGCGATACGGCCACGCCTTATGTGTCCGGCACCGAGTTGATGGGCTTGAGTGAAATGACCATGAGCTCGGACTTCCTCAATGCCAAGGAGCGCACCTGGCAGGCGATCCATGACTACGATTTCGCCGCCGTGGGCGTGCCGGGCCTGAGGACTCGACTGCGTTATGTGCGTGGCGATCACATCGAGCTGGCGGCCCTCAATGCCGAGGATCGCAAGGAGCGTGAGTTCCAGATGGAGTTGGGGTACGTGATCCAGGGCGGCCCATTGAAGAACGTCGGGTTGCTGGCGCGCAAATCGATCTATCGCAACAACTTTCCGGGTACGGCGGCGTTTCGCGACGAGAACCAGACCCGGTTCCTGGTGACGTACAGCGTGCCGATCTGGTGA
- the mhpT gene encoding 3-(3-hydroxy-phenyl)propionate transporter MhpT has translation MDRPARRATLTIALCFIVALIEGFDLQSAGTAAAGLRQTFALDPKMMGWVFSAGIIGLLPGAFFGGWIADRIGRKKILIAAVLLFGVFSLSTAYVEHFSSLLLVRFMTGLGLGAALPNLIALCAEAVGEQRRGTAISVMYAGVPLGGALAAVVAMLFGEHWQMTFFIGGLAPLLVVPLMLLWLPESSAFRQVQDGGSSRGSTAQALFGEGRGRTTLALWLSYFFTLTVMYMLLNWLPSLLLEQGFSKPQAGLVQMLFNIGGALGSLLGGLLLDRCNGIKVVLFVYAGLLSALAGVGLSVGIVPMGIAGFAAGLFVMAAQLVLYALAPPSYPTAVRATGVGAAVAIGRLGSVAGPLAAGQILAAGGGTTAVLLATSPGLVVATLAVLSVIRYSAGPRLRATNPVVEHS, from the coding sequence ATGGACCGTCCGGCGCGTCGTGCGACGCTGACCATTGCCTTGTGTTTCATTGTTGCGTTGATCGAGGGTTTCGACCTGCAGTCAGCCGGTACCGCCGCCGCAGGACTACGGCAGACGTTTGCCCTTGACCCGAAAATGATGGGCTGGGTGTTCAGCGCCGGAATCATCGGGTTGCTGCCGGGGGCCTTCTTCGGTGGTTGGATCGCTGATCGCATCGGCCGCAAGAAAATCCTCATCGCCGCTGTCTTGCTGTTCGGCGTGTTTTCCCTCAGCACCGCTTATGTCGAACACTTCTCCAGCCTGTTGCTGGTGCGCTTCATGACCGGCCTGGGCCTGGGCGCCGCCCTGCCCAACCTCATTGCCCTGTGTGCCGAAGCCGTGGGTGAGCAGCGCCGGGGCACGGCCATCAGCGTGATGTATGCGGGGGTGCCGTTGGGCGGCGCATTGGCCGCCGTGGTCGCCATGCTGTTTGGCGAACACTGGCAGATGACGTTTTTCATCGGTGGGTTGGCGCCGTTGCTGGTGGTGCCGCTGATGCTCCTGTGGCTTCCCGAATCCAGCGCCTTTCGCCAGGTGCAGGATGGCGGCTCATCGCGTGGCTCCACCGCCCAGGCGCTGTTCGGTGAAGGTCGCGGCCGTACCACCTTGGCTCTGTGGTTGAGCTATTTCTTCACCCTGACGGTCATGTACATGTTGCTCAACTGGCTGCCATCGTTGTTGCTGGAACAGGGCTTCAGCAAACCCCAGGCGGGCCTGGTGCAGATGCTGTTCAACATCGGTGGCGCCCTTGGTTCGTTGCTGGGCGGCCTGTTGCTGGACCGCTGCAATGGCATCAAGGTGGTGCTGTTCGTCTATGCCGGCCTGCTGAGCGCCCTGGCCGGGGTCGGTTTGTCGGTCGGCATCGTGCCCATGGGCATCGCCGGGTTTGCTGCCGGGTTGTTCGTCATGGCCGCGCAACTGGTTCTCTATGCCTTGGCACCGCCCTCCTACCCTACGGCCGTGCGTGCGACGGGGGTTGGTGCTGCGGTGGCCATCGGGCGCCTGGGCTCGGTGGCCGGACCTTTGGCCGCCGGGCAGATCCTGGCGGCCGGGGGTGGGACCACTGCTGTATTGCTGGCGACTTCTCCTGGATTGGTGGTTGCGACGTTGGCTGTTCTCAGTGTGATTCGTTATTCGGCGGGGCCGCGGTTGAGGGCTACGAATCCGGTTGTGGAGCATTCCTGA